Proteins encoded within one genomic window of Leptospiraceae bacterium:
- the flgA gene encoding flagellar basal body P-ring formation protein FlgA, with amino-acid sequence MKLSDIARLHKDVKDRVVFENLEELKILSLEDLQSLLPDARELTFYGKECILIPLNKKYSREEILDSLEKEFYSKLGVTDAEAKIRYLGEEENLPAAGVTLKWNNIPKKVTPGQKIFSLDFYVEKDKVYSKKLKFLVETQLTTVVATKNISRNAKLTKNDFTLKTFFSADAIADGFHSDISGYTAIVAITEGSVIRKKQIREIHLVEKGTEVDVVYMKGALFVRGKGIAKNSANEGEAVKVVSLSSNHLLTGRAMDKGVVVIE; translated from the coding sequence GTGAAGTTAAGCGATATAGCGAGACTTCATAAAGATGTAAAAGACAGAGTAGTCTTTGAAAACTTAGAAGAGCTAAAGATTCTTTCGTTAGAAGATTTACAATCTCTATTGCCTGATGCCCGTGAATTGACTTTTTACGGAAAGGAATGCATTCTAATTCCACTCAATAAAAAATATTCAAGAGAAGAAATCCTTGACTCTTTAGAAAAAGAATTCTATTCTAAGTTAGGTGTCACGGATGCAGAGGCTAAGATTCGTTATCTTGGAGAGGAAGAAAATCTTCCCGCAGCGGGTGTAACCTTAAAATGGAATAATATCCCAAAGAAAGTTACTCCCGGACAAAAAATATTTTCACTGGATTTTTATGTAGAGAAAGATAAAGTGTATTCTAAGAAATTAAAATTTCTAGTGGAGACACAATTGACTACCGTTGTTGCTACTAAGAATATTTCACGCAATGCTAAATTGACTAAGAATGATTTTACTCTAAAGACTTTTTTTTCGGCGGATGCAATTGCAGATGGATTTCACTCTGACATCAGCGGATACACAGCAATAGTCGCAATTACGGAAGGATCTGTTATTCGAAAAAAGCAAATTCGAGAAATTCATTTAGTAGAGAAGGGCACTGAAGTAGATGTAGTCTATATGAAAGGCGCATTATTTGTAAGAGGCAAAGGTATCGCTAAAAATTCCGCCAACGAAGGCGAGGCAGTCAAAGTAGTCAGTCTTTCGTCTAACCACCTATTAACCGGCAGAGCGATGGACAAAGGAGTAGTAGTAATCGAATGA
- a CDS encoding 7TM-DISM domain-containing protein translates to MIDLRDWNFNSSERSGVIEFVGDWEFYWNELIEDSKQQREFFKNYDSTKLNYISVPSEWQNYKLNGVTLPPEGYAMYRMKVLMPPDKTPLSFSMTDISSAYSLYVNGVLHYSVGKIGKSKEDMIPFLRYGTFPLKENSNELEIVFLISNFYHPSAGLWNKLSLGYSSDIEKKVKNKIEITFLTVGSLFIMGVYHLFLFFLRPKDKTPFFFGILSILLVIRTMAMEERIILDFLPFLPFLFVYRFEYIPAYLGLASFVLFVYYLFPKEFSKRFAYTILFVCLPATFLAFFFSPYVYASWTLRIIQLCMLTTILYTEAILVLAVRNKRMGALTFIIGTLIFFSAIASDILYSMGFIHTNHMASYGFLTFIFSQAIVLSMRFSNAFVTSEKLALELTDKSDSLLASNIELNSLKEGLENIVEERTKKLDEAYKKSYLEDKKIAELEAQIFTIQERENLFYDIHDHIKGDVTELGILIEQMKTYQIPIDILNQASSVLKRVFSSIKNRMLMLEDKQLLEADFINGLQMTLLRRYTAISRRFIFEISDSDSDIIKESSIAFRNLFFSVVKRYRTMT, encoded by the coding sequence GTGATCGATTTACGCGATTGGAATTTTAATTCTTCTGAAAGATCAGGAGTCATTGAATTTGTTGGTGATTGGGAATTTTATTGGAATGAACTCATTGAGGATTCCAAACAGCAAAGAGAATTTTTCAAAAACTATGATTCCACAAAATTAAACTATATCTCTGTTCCATCTGAATGGCAAAATTATAAACTAAATGGTGTAACATTACCGCCTGAAGGTTATGCGATGTATCGTATGAAAGTGTTAATGCCTCCTGATAAAACTCCACTTAGTTTTTCAATGACAGATATTTCGAGTGCTTACAGTTTATATGTTAACGGAGTATTGCATTATTCTGTTGGTAAAATTGGAAAATCGAAAGAAGACATGATTCCATTTTTGCGATACGGGACATTTCCATTAAAAGAAAATTCGAATGAACTAGAAATTGTATTTCTTATTTCTAATTTTTATCATCCTTCAGCGGGGCTATGGAACAAATTGTCTTTAGGATATAGCTCTGATATTGAGAAGAAAGTAAAAAATAAAATTGAGATTACTTTTCTAACCGTTGGTAGTCTCTTTATCATGGGAGTGTATCATTTATTTTTATTCTTTTTAAGACCAAAAGACAAGACCCCATTCTTCTTCGGGATACTCAGTATTCTCCTCGTAATCAGAACCATGGCAATGGAGGAAAGAATTATACTAGATTTTTTACCTTTTCTTCCTTTTTTATTTGTTTATAGATTTGAATATATTCCCGCATACTTGGGATTAGCCAGCTTCGTTCTTTTTGTGTATTATCTTTTCCCGAAAGAATTTTCTAAAAGATTTGCGTATACTATTTTATTTGTATGTCTTCCAGCGACATTTCTCGCTTTTTTCTTTAGTCCCTATGTCTACGCTTCCTGGACACTTAGAATAATTCAATTGTGTATGCTTACAACTATTCTTTACACTGAAGCTATATTGGTATTAGCCGTAAGAAATAAACGCATGGGTGCATTAACTTTTATCATCGGCACTCTGATTTTTTTTAGTGCAATTGCGAGCGATATTCTTTACAGCATGGGATTTATTCATACAAACCATATGGCAAGTTATGGATTTTTAACTTTCATTTTTTCACAGGCAATTGTCCTATCTATGCGTTTCTCGAATGCCTTTGTTACTTCTGAAAAATTAGCTCTTGAGTTAACGGATAAGTCTGATTCACTGCTTGCCAGTAATATTGAATTGAATAGTCTTAAAGAAGGTTTGGAAAATATAGTAGAAGAGCGCACTAAGAAATTAGATGAGGCGTATAAAAAGAGTTATTTAGAAGATAAAAAAATAGCGGAGTTAGAAGCTCAAATTTTTACAATTCAAGAAAGAGAAAATCTATTCTATGATATACATGACCATATTAAGGGCGACGTTACTGAGCTTGGAATCCTAATTGAGCAAATGAAAACTTATCAAATCCCGATTGATATATTGAATCAAGCTTCCAGTGTTCTAAAGAGAGTTTTTTCTAGCATAAAAAATAGAATGCTAATGCTAGAAGATAAACAATTATTGGAAGCTGATTTTATTAATGGTCTACAAATGACTTTGCTTAGACGGTATACAGCTATTAGCCGTAGATTTATCTTTGAAATTTCGGATTCAGATTCTGATATTATTAAAGAAAGTAGCATTGCTTTTAGAAATCTATTTTTTTCAGTTGTAAAGAGATATCGAACAATGACATGA
- a CDS encoding LruC domain-containing protein has product MKFNIGLVIIILSLFSTQCSDKKKQLVPLQLQQQIVSDAVSSNGNASATNSPATSTGNTSTPTTTTPSASINSAPVTVSGDYITQTTATTIISVSVDATVVDDSDLPVKGAVVEIKDSKSDRLFLQVSDVSGFVRGSLSVNAVETSISVNVTFNGQAATPAIVVIKKGTNEVLIKLTKIKIGVTSSVITTVAAATPVVDADGDGVPDSLDAYPNDATKSAKVRFPTEGVNTISYEDTFPSLGDADLNDVTIVYFIEEDQNAEGKVVEVRGNYQMMASGAGNKLSVYQRLPNTVNITYESKVYNGSGVLQASAAVLKDKTQATSIDVYTPTVTDLEDGLRILGNTTTTMAGSWNARATDLTYVNGFFAKTKIVFTTPVARSVIGLAPYDLYIRVENGSRLDTDTSYANAGGGRPGCKATTTAGGFNTWEIHPVGFCKKADGSEVYKDAANFPYVVIVPGLWKWPLEGKDIRNPANTGYPRFANWMATNGASDADWYNEPNAATSANVYYKFVTGNKTALDAPNSQLLAFIGHVGLGQYQMALVTLLLTIGLFLAYKWKSQSRQA; this is encoded by the coding sequence ATGAAATTTAATATTGGTTTAGTTATAATCATTCTAAGTTTATTCAGCACACAGTGCTCGGATAAAAAGAAGCAATTAGTTCCACTGCAATTGCAACAGCAAATTGTAAGTGATGCGGTCAGCAGTAATGGTAATGCAAGTGCGACCAACAGTCCAGCTACTAGCACCGGTAATACATCCACTCCGACTACAACAACTCCAAGTGCATCTATCAATTCTGCGCCTGTAACAGTAAGCGGTGATTATATTACACAAACAACCGCAACTACTATCATCAGCGTTTCCGTAGATGCAACAGTAGTAGATGATTCGGATTTGCCGGTAAAAGGTGCAGTCGTAGAGATTAAGGATTCAAAAAGCGATAGACTATTCTTGCAGGTCTCTGATGTAAGCGGTTTCGTTCGTGGAAGTCTCAGTGTAAACGCAGTCGAAACTTCCATATCTGTAAATGTTACTTTCAATGGACAAGCAGCAACTCCTGCTATTGTAGTAATTAAGAAAGGAACCAATGAAGTTTTAATTAAGCTCACTAAGATTAAAATTGGAGTTACTTCTTCTGTAATCACAACTGTTGCAGCAGCTACACCGGTAGTAGATGCAGATGGAGATGGTGTTCCTGATTCTTTAGATGCGTATCCTAACGATGCAACTAAGAGTGCGAAAGTTAGATTTCCTACTGAAGGAGTCAATACAATATCTTACGAGGATACATTTCCTAGCTTAGGGGATGCTGACTTGAATGATGTGACAATCGTTTACTTCATTGAAGAAGATCAAAACGCAGAGGGAAAAGTTGTAGAGGTAAGAGGAAATTATCAGATGATGGCATCGGGTGCAGGAAACAAACTTTCTGTTTACCAAAGATTGCCCAATACTGTTAATATTACATACGAATCAAAAGTATACAATGGCTCTGGCGTATTACAGGCATCAGCCGCAGTATTAAAAGATAAAACACAGGCTACCAGTATTGATGTTTATACACCAACTGTTACAGATTTGGAAGACGGACTTAGAATCTTGGGAAATACAACAACTACTATGGCTGGATCATGGAATGCAAGAGCAACCGATTTAACATATGTAAATGGATTTTTCGCAAAAACTAAAATCGTTTTCACCACTCCTGTTGCTCGTTCTGTGATTGGACTTGCTCCTTATGATCTTTACATTCGTGTTGAAAATGGATCAAGATTGGATACAGATACCTCTTATGCAAATGCTGGTGGTGGAAGACCAGGTTGTAAAGCAACAACTACAGCCGGTGGTTTTAATACCTGGGAAATTCACCCAGTCGGATTCTGTAAAAAAGCAGACGGCTCAGAAGTTTACAAAGACGCAGCTAACTTTCCATATGTAGTTATTGTTCCCGGTCTATGGAAATGGCCTTTAGAAGGAAAAGACATTCGTAATCCAGCGAATACAGGTTATCCGAGATTTGCCAATTGGATGGCGACTAACGGTGCTTCCGATGCGGATTGGTACAATGAACCAAATGCAGCTACAAGCGCCAATGTTTATTATAAATTTGTTACAGGAAATAAAACAGCTCTTGATGCTCCGAATAGTCAACTCCTAGCATTCATTGGACATGTTGGTCTTGGACAATACCAAATGGCACTTGTTACCTTGCTACTTACCATTGGTCTATTCTTAGCATACAAGTGGAAAAGCCAATCCAGACAAGCGTAA
- a CDS encoding flagellar basal body L-ring protein FlgH produces MKNLISLIVYISFISLEAQSLWVDRNPYANGQDIRLGSIIRVMIKDGMKGDYVYEGAKDDSFVIRSHPDKKIVDEMRGFTADRSVAHRQNGKSKSTAKIIGSMSVLVTAVDPTTGLLTLAGTRDVGFDNAKNSLKLSGQISPLDVRDDKTVMSDMVANLKIEYSTAPTKENLSDPDIKLKTKKNANGTETIQKAELSNDEKQAIILKNMKRLLGESQ; encoded by the coding sequence ATGAAAAATTTAATAAGTTTAATAGTATATATTTCTTTTATTTCTTTAGAGGCACAATCGCTATGGGTGGATCGCAATCCCTATGCAAATGGGCAGGACATACGGTTAGGCTCTATTATCCGCGTTATGATTAAAGATGGAATGAAAGGCGATTACGTCTATGAAGGTGCCAAGGATGATTCTTTTGTTATCCGCTCTCACCCTGACAAAAAAATTGTAGATGAGATGAGAGGATTTACTGCCGACAGAAGTGTAGCTCATAGACAAAATGGAAAATCCAAATCTACTGCAAAGATCATAGGCTCTATGTCAGTCTTAGTAACTGCCGTAGATCCTACTACCGGTTTACTCACATTAGCCGGCACACGTGATGTTGGATTTGATAATGCAAAAAATAGCTTAAAACTCTCCGGTCAAATTTCACCGTTAGACGTAAGAGACGACAAGACAGTAATGAGTGATATGGTTGCCAATCTCAAGATTGAATACTCCACTGCTCCAACCAAGGAAAATCTTTCTGATCCTGATATCAAATTAAAGACCAAGAAAAACGCCAACGGAACAGAGACCATTCAAAAAGCAGAGCTATCCAACGACGAAAAACAAGCTATCATCCTAAAAAACATGAAGCGCCTACTCGGAGAAAGCCAATGA
- a CDS encoding agmatine deiminase family protein: METLVVQISKLVSLFFLVFVLLNLFHCIPDIKEFRTPAEWEKQESVWLAWPVFDSIKGRHASDVTESIVRELASFIKVDLIVQDGNEKSKIISNFNTKKIPFSHVRFHIAPHEDIWMRDMGPIFQVNGKKERRIVDFNFNLWGYQKENSFDETVDRVIANNLGLPTIKANLFSEGGGVELNGNGIALLTEAVSFQRNPNLTKEQIEAEYKRVLNIKKIIWIKEGLPEDQHSTLGTLPGRYFTPITTGGHVDEFVRFVSTDTILLGEISEEEANTNPILKLGRTVLENAYKTLAKETDLEGKPFKIIRLPMPELLFETIGPGDGTYDFLKDLEFKDGTKIIAGEKIKIVLAASYMNYLITNGAVLIPKYWKEGRSEQIQKKDQAAVRILSQLFPDRKIIQINPENVNIGGGGIHCITQQMPAVE; this comes from the coding sequence ATGGAAACCTTGGTTGTGCAAATATCAAAACTTGTTTCTCTTTTTTTTCTAGTCTTTGTTCTTCTGAATTTATTTCATTGCATACCGGATATAAAAGAATTTAGAACACCTGCTGAATGGGAGAAGCAAGAATCTGTTTGGCTTGCCTGGCCTGTATTTGACAGTATTAAAGGACGACACGCAAGTGATGTAACGGAAAGTATCGTGAGAGAACTTGCTAGTTTTATAAAAGTTGATCTAATTGTCCAAGACGGAAACGAAAAAAGCAAAATTATATCCAATTTCAATACAAAGAAAATTCCTTTCTCTCACGTTCGTTTTCATATAGCTCCTCATGAAGATATTTGGATGCGGGATATGGGACCTATATTTCAAGTAAATGGGAAAAAAGAAAGACGCATTGTCGATTTTAATTTTAATCTCTGGGGCTATCAGAAAGAAAATTCTTTCGATGAAACGGTAGATCGCGTGATTGCGAATAATCTCGGTTTACCTACAATCAAAGCAAATCTTTTCTCAGAAGGAGGAGGGGTTGAATTAAATGGGAACGGCATTGCGCTACTTACAGAAGCAGTATCCTTCCAGAGAAATCCAAATTTAACAAAAGAACAAATAGAAGCTGAATACAAAAGAGTTTTAAATATAAAAAAAATTATTTGGATAAAGGAAGGTCTCCCGGAAGATCAGCATTCAACTCTTGGAACGTTACCCGGCAGATACTTCACTCCCATTACTACTGGAGGACATGTTGATGAGTTTGTTAGATTCGTCTCTACAGATACAATTCTTCTTGGAGAAATTTCTGAAGAAGAAGCAAACACAAATCCTATTCTTAAACTTGGAAGAACTGTTTTAGAAAATGCCTATAAAACATTGGCGAAAGAAACTGACTTAGAGGGTAAACCTTTCAAAATAATTCGACTTCCAATGCCAGAATTATTATTTGAAACGATTGGTCCAGGCGATGGAACCTATGATTTTTTAAAAGACTTAGAATTTAAAGATGGAACTAAAATAATTGCAGGTGAAAAAATAAAAATCGTTTTAGCAGCAAGTTATATGAATTATCTCATAACCAATGGGGCAGTCTTAATTCCCAAGTATTGGAAAGAAGGTAGAAGCGAGCAAATCCAAAAAAAGGATCAAGCGGCAGTTAGAATATTGAGCCAGCTATTTCCAGATCGAAAGATAATACAGATTAACCCCGAAAATGTAAACATAGGCGGCGGTGGTATCCACTGCATTACACAACAAATGCCGGCGGTGGAATAA
- a CDS encoding SpoIIE family protein phosphatase, whose product MLKRIIAGYCKSVNKQINLVFFLGTQSIALFVGISFYIQYSSYMMKSVEHKIADGIYAVENIIEANDILTLDEKSNLTEEYFAKWQKIKNIQEKFNLAYVYVLLYEKNQKFRFTYESGDDPRVVATPIKEDSFNFTYSPHVEENQRKGEPSGLQKVADTYFLIYDDAPKEALKAFETEKLVFADEFQDKYGNFRSGFYPLKQDGKIVGVIGVDCDISEIVLLRRGAVKTLLFILLAGLLFSFLVRYLIRRLVVIPIITLNDGARQIAEGNLNVNIKLDKQNELGQLAISFNQMSSNLKKSFDQIKEYNEQLEEKVAIRTNELQETLTSVQKLKMQQDGDYFLTSLLTNPLMQNRSKSKSVFIEFLLDQKKKFQFKNKEHHIGGDLCISGDLLFNRTSHTFFFNGDAMGKSMQGAGGALVMGSMINSILARSASRGKVISISVKDWLAETFTEIQRVMEAFDGTMLVSCVIGVINNDTGVMNYINAEHPFVILYRDNIGQFIEDSISAHKIGMPENDMEIREFVLLKGDMLFCGSDGKDDLVLSKEDGVRVINEDETLFLRVLEEVEGDLQRISAILQNYGELSDDFSIVKIEFIGKEAETRTEEKYPDLTNQCEIIVENIRKKNYLQAMKIIEKSNQSDALVKYYRALCLSRLGKHRESLDELNALDHEFKEQKQVLKLLAKVYRDLGMLEEAANYERRFAVLN is encoded by the coding sequence ATGCTAAAGCGAATAATAGCAGGTTATTGTAAAAGTGTAAATAAACAGATTAATTTAGTTTTCTTTCTTGGGACTCAGTCGATTGCCCTATTTGTAGGAATTAGTTTTTATATTCAGTATTCTAGCTATATGATGAAGTCCGTTGAGCATAAAATTGCGGATGGAATTTATGCAGTAGAAAATATCATTGAGGCTAACGATATATTAACCTTGGATGAAAAATCTAATTTGACTGAAGAGTATTTTGCTAAATGGCAAAAGATTAAAAATATTCAAGAAAAATTCAATCTAGCCTATGTATATGTTTTGCTATATGAAAAAAATCAAAAGTTTCGCTTTACCTATGAGTCGGGAGATGATCCAAGAGTCGTGGCTACTCCTATAAAAGAAGATAGTTTTAATTTTACCTATTCTCCTCATGTAGAAGAGAATCAAAGAAAGGGAGAACCGAGTGGATTACAGAAAGTAGCCGATACATATTTTCTTATCTATGATGACGCTCCGAAAGAAGCACTCAAGGCATTCGAAACAGAAAAGTTAGTATTTGCCGACGAGTTTCAAGATAAGTATGGAAATTTCCGTTCTGGCTTTTATCCTCTAAAACAAGATGGTAAAATTGTTGGAGTCATCGGAGTTGATTGCGATATTTCCGAAATTGTTCTTTTGCGACGCGGTGCTGTAAAAACGCTTTTGTTTATTCTTTTAGCAGGTTTATTGTTTAGTTTTTTAGTTCGGTATTTGATTCGTAGATTAGTTGTGATTCCGATTATTACTCTTAATGATGGGGCAAGACAAATTGCTGAGGGTAATTTGAATGTAAATATTAAACTAGATAAACAAAATGAATTGGGGCAACTAGCAATTAGCTTTAACCAAATGAGTTCCAATTTAAAGAAAAGCTTTGATCAGATCAAAGAATACAATGAGCAGCTCGAAGAAAAAGTTGCAATTAGAACCAATGAATTGCAGGAGACTCTCACGAGTGTGCAAAAACTTAAAATGCAACAAGATGGAGATTATTTTTTAACTTCTCTACTTACCAATCCTTTGATGCAGAATCGAAGTAAGAGTAAAAGTGTTTTTATCGAATTTTTGTTAGATCAAAAAAAGAAATTTCAATTTAAAAACAAAGAGCATCATATTGGTGGAGATCTTTGTATTTCTGGAGATTTACTTTTTAATCGCACATCTCATACCTTCTTTTTTAACGGGGATGCAATGGGTAAATCTATGCAAGGAGCAGGCGGGGCGCTAGTCATGGGCTCTATGATTAATTCCATTTTAGCAAGATCAGCTTCACGCGGAAAAGTCATTTCGATTTCTGTTAAAGATTGGCTTGCAGAAACATTTACAGAGATTCAAAGAGTGATGGAAGCCTTTGATGGAACTATGCTAGTTTCTTGTGTTATTGGAGTCATAAACAATGATACGGGAGTGATGAATTATATTAATGCGGAGCATCCTTTTGTTATCCTCTACCGAGACAATATTGGGCAATTCATTGAAGATTCTATTTCAGCGCATAAGATTGGTATGCCGGAAAATGATATGGAAATCAGAGAATTTGTTCTTTTAAAAGGTGATATGCTATTTTGTGGATCTGATGGAAAAGATGATCTCGTTTTAAGTAAGGAAGACGGTGTAAGAGTTATCAATGAAGACGAAACACTTTTCCTAAGAGTGTTAGAAGAAGTAGAAGGAGATTTACAACGAATATCCGCTATTCTTCAAAATTATGGGGAACTATCGGATGATTTTTCCATTGTAAAAATTGAATTTATCGGAAAAGAAGCAGAAACTAGAACAGAAGAAAAATATCCAGACCTAACAAACCAATGCGAAATCATTGTAGAAAATATTCGTAAGAAGAATTATTTGCAAGCCATGAAAATCATCGAAAAGTCAAATCAAAGTGACGCCTTAGTAAAATACTATCGCGCTTTATGCCTCAGTCGCCTCGGCAAACACCGCGAATCTTTAGATGAGCTAAATGCATTAGACCATGAATTCAAAGAACAAAAACAAGTCTTAAAACTACTAGCTAAAGTCTACCGCGACTTAGGTATGCTAGAAGAAGCAGCAAACTACGAGCGAAGATTCGCTGTTTTAAATTAG
- a CDS encoding rod-binding protein — protein MSEIQNAINLNRLNLGENSIQNIQRMNDSLKSSKSNSTFEEALQKEVNESIQGRVSTSSIRLPQNIKAEVAADPYRKKLFDASVEFESIFVKMMLSQMKKSVEKSGLIDGGHAEEIFDDMLYDEYAKNISKTESLGIAEEIYKSLSKSLPKVDLKG, from the coding sequence ATGAGTGAAATTCAAAATGCTATCAACTTAAATCGTTTAAACTTAGGGGAAAATTCTATTCAGAATATCCAAAGGATGAATGATTCTTTAAAGAGTAGCAAGTCAAATTCCACTTTTGAAGAAGCACTCCAAAAAGAAGTAAATGAATCCATTCAGGGAAGAGTATCAACGTCTTCTATTCGTTTGCCTCAAAACATCAAAGCAGAAGTAGCCGCAGATCCTTACCGCAAAAAATTATTCGATGCAAGTGTAGAATTTGAATCCATCTTCGTCAAAATGATGTTATCCCAAATGAAAAAGTCCGTTGAGAAGTCAGGTCTCATTGATGGTGGTCACGCAGAAGAAATCTTTGATGATATGCTCTATGATGAATACGCAAAAAATATTTCCAAAACTGAATCTCTTGGCATAGCTGAAGAAATTTACAAATCTCTCTCCAAGTCACTCCCTAAAGTGGATTTAAAAGGCTAA
- a CDS encoding flagellar basal body P-ring protein FlgI, with translation MTVIKPSAFIGVYLCSSVVIFSSLFSVEVKLKDISRIQGLRDNQITGYGIVTGLSGTGDTKSAVTNEAMKNYLKNQGLGNAKGANITRNIASVLITATIPSHARVGDKIDVTVASIGDARSLEGGVLIQSPLKGANNEVVAVASGVLSFGGKDNNRSSQPYNATSYLYGNTANVFTGSSHTKNSPKTVGTIVAGAIVEKEMKSDFFQNGIKDNKEDSNEIKDLKYRIILENQDFATLDAVRKQIKEKLKIDAIAVSPTEIEVSFPKSDETLTVLASIENLQVTPDGKAKVVINERTGTIVMGANVTVDEVAISKQGINVIISNKKKDSDDTKVELISVIQEGTKVSDIVDALNKIGASTKDIIAILEGMKKAGALHAEVIVQ, from the coding sequence ATGACTGTAATCAAACCATCGGCATTCATCGGTGTTTATCTGTGTTCATCGGTGGTAATCTTTTCCTCTCTTTTTTCAGTCGAAGTCAAACTTAAAGACATCTCCCGTATTCAGGGGCTAAGGGATAATCAGATTACAGGTTACGGGATAGTAACCGGTCTTTCGGGAACAGGGGACACTAAGAGTGCTGTTACCAATGAGGCGATGAAAAATTATCTAAAGAACCAGGGACTTGGAAATGCGAAGGGTGCAAACATTACCCGTAACATTGCCTCCGTTCTAATCACGGCTACCATTCCTTCTCATGCAAGAGTAGGGGATAAGATTGATGTTACCGTGGCTTCGATTGGAGATGCGAGGTCTTTAGAAGGCGGAGTCTTGATTCAATCTCCACTCAAGGGAGCGAATAACGAGGTAGTAGCCGTTGCCAGTGGGGTTCTTTCCTTTGGTGGAAAGGATAACAACCGTTCATCGCAGCCTTACAATGCTACGTCTTACTTATATGGAAATACTGCCAATGTTTTCACAGGCTCAAGTCACACTAAGAATTCTCCGAAGACAGTTGGAACGATAGTTGCCGGAGCGATTGTAGAAAAAGAAATGAAGTCTGACTTTTTCCAGAATGGTATAAAGGATAACAAAGAAGATAGCAACGAGATTAAGGATTTAAAATACAGAATTATTCTTGAAAACCAAGATTTTGCAACCTTAGATGCAGTCAGAAAACAAATCAAAGAAAAGTTAAAAATCGATGCAATTGCTGTATCGCCGACTGAGATAGAAGTTTCCTTTCCAAAATCGGATGAAACTTTGACAGTTCTTGCTTCCATCGAAAACCTACAGGTAACTCCAGATGGAAAGGCAAAAGTTGTCATAAATGAGCGAACGGGAACGATTGTGATGGGAGCAAACGTCACAGTGGACGAGGTTGCTATCTCAAAACAGGGAATAAATGTAATTATTTCTAACAAAAAAAAGGATTCTGACGATACTAAAGTTGAGCTGATTTCTGTCATTCAGGAAGGAACCAAAGTTTCTGATATAGTGGACGCGCTGAATAAAATCGGGGCTTCTACGAAAGACATTATAGCCATTTTAGAAGGGATGAAAAAAGCAGGTGCCCTTCATGCTGAGGTAATTGTGCAATGA